One genomic region from Cellulomonas fengjieae encodes:
- a CDS encoding GNAT family N-acetyltransferase, which translates to MLETPTVSLRPLTVDDAGAIASWARDEEFCRAAEWPVGRGLEFYSSFYRRSISEPPADLLRLGVVHGGHLIGYVDLHGDEPDRRELGYLIGERRLWGKGVGTVAAAAGLEYGFADIGLREIWAEALDANEPSVRILRRLGMRETGNGNGGTYLGEHTHYRQFVITADEFNIASV; encoded by the coding sequence GTGCTTGAGACCCCGACCGTGTCCCTGCGACCTCTCACTGTCGACGACGCTGGAGCGATCGCTTCGTGGGCCCGGGATGAGGAGTTCTGCCGGGCTGCGGAGTGGCCCGTAGGACGCGGCCTCGAGTTCTACTCGTCCTTCTACCGTCGTTCGATTTCAGAGCCTCCCGCCGACCTCCTGCGGCTTGGGGTGGTTCACGGAGGTCACTTGATCGGCTACGTCGACCTTCACGGCGATGAGCCCGACCGACGGGAACTGGGGTACCTGATCGGCGAGCGACGCCTGTGGGGTAAAGGCGTAGGAACGGTCGCCGCTGCTGCAGGTCTGGAGTACGGCTTCGCTGACATCGGCCTTCGCGAGATCTGGGCGGAAGCGCTGGACGCCAACGAACCGTCCGTACGCATCCTCCGACGGCTCGGGATGCGGGAGACCGGCAATGGGAACGGCGGCACCTACCTGGGCGAGCACACCCACTACAGGCAGTTCGTGATCACAGCAGACGAGTTCAACATAGCCTCGGTCTGA